The Borrelia sp. A-FGy1 genome includes a window with the following:
- a CDS encoding plasmid maintenance protein — MKNKSKEDKTNRYQSNLVVLISTLNFINLKFNKYTQNNILYFFNSNLKRNNQKTIKMKTLQNYLYKLEKKFKVTLNYCKHLGQKCGSEVYYTLQYPKKECHYKINSHFKNLEKEKIKKFKERIKTNEKENGSLKWECINNINNKREEEALVKYIKKCKFKTKLPFLLLNLKINRSLKIEHIKDIKKHERTINLLDKEELNLLKKKIKENGNERGCIKNFLDKRGYIYKISYKRTKHKKKIEKLKEVLKRVEAELIDKNYRKENLRKEIERVYEVYKEKPHFILEQYKYKDLERIINKIKNKISIYSVQENIDDIKNNIFSILLEQLRYKISTEKLIPALKGFINSENELKYSKLIDNTYHYKLLKMIQ; from the coding sequence ATGAAAAACAAAAGCAAAGAGGATAAAACCAATAGATATCAATCTAATTTAGTTGTATTGATATCAACGCTTAACTTTATAAACTTAAAATTCAACAAATACACACAAAACAATATCCTATATTTTTTCAACAGCAATTTAAAGAGAAATAATCAAAAAACAATTAAAATGAAAACATTACAAAATTATTTATACAAACTTGAAAAGAAGTTTAAAGTAACTCTCAACTACTGCAAACACTTGGGTCAAAAATGTGGAAGCGAAGTTTATTATACTCTTCAATATCCTAAAAAAGAATGTCATTACAAGATAAACTCTCACTTCAAGAACCTTGAGAAAGAAAAGATAAAAAAATTTAAAGAAAGAATTAAAACTAATGAAAAAGAAAATGGGAGTCTAAAATGGGAGTGTATTAATAATATAAATAATAAAAGAGAAGAAGAAGCATTAGTAAAATACATAAAGAAATGTAAATTTAAAACAAAACTTCCATTTCTTCTATTAAATCTAAAAATAAACAGATCTCTAAAAATAGAGCACATAAAAGACATAAAAAAACACGAAAGAACAATAAATTTACTTGATAAAGAAGAACTAAATCTCCTAAAAAAAAAGATTAAAGAAAATGGAAATGAAAGGGGATGTATTAAAAATTTTTTAGATAAAAGGGGATATATATATAAGATAAGTTATAAAAGAACAAAGCATAAAAAAAAGATAGAAAAGCTAAAAGAAGTATTGAAAAGAGTAGAAGCAGAACTAATAGATAAAAACTATAGAAAAGAAAACCTAAGAAAAGAAATTGAAAGAGTATATGAAGTATACAAAGAAAAGCCTCATTTCATATTAGAACAGTATAAGTACAAGGATTTGGAAAGAATAATAAATAAAATCAAGAATAAAATTTCAATTTATTCAGTACAAGAAAATATAGATGACATAAAAAATAACATTTTTAGTATTCTATTAGAACAGTTAAGATACAAGATAAGCACAGAGAAGTTAATACCAGCTTTGAAAGGGTTTATTAACTCTGAAAATGAGCTGAAGTATAGCAAATTAATTGACAACACATATCATTACAAATTGCTAAAAATGATACAATAA
- a CDS encoding DUF226 domain-containing protein, producing MTALLELLKQKQRELKLNNENEIIKKERSKKNVFSKVEEIKGRKVYHTKIFNDFYTFGISKKDPTKFFISLRGIFNIEHISMFHLFSTRDDDAFLGIYYGIKKLDKAFLVKNFNKRETYTLRKCEYIEFRFKKGGIFCYLSGLHNLLKADKIESSYYQTLLNIVNELERELYAFYGKALPEGGIIPKWVQKTQK from the coding sequence ATGACAGCTTTATTAGAATTACTAAAGCAAAAGCAAAGAGAATTAAAATTAAACAATGAAAATGAAATAATAAAAAAAGAGAGAAGCAAAAAGAATGTTTTCTCAAAAGTAGAAGAGATAAAAGGACGTAAGGTATACCACACTAAGATATTTAATGATTTTTATACATTTGGAATCAGCAAGAAGGATCCAACCAAGTTTTTTATATCTCTTAGAGGGATTTTTAATATAGAACATATAAGTATGTTCCATCTTTTTTCCACAAGAGATGACGATGCATTCTTAGGTATTTATTATGGAATTAAGAAGCTAGATAAAGCATTTTTAGTAAAAAATTTCAATAAAAGAGAAACTTATACTCTTAGAAAGTGTGAATATATAGAATTTAGATTTAAAAAAGGAGGAATTTTTTGTTATTTAAGTGGCCTACACAACTTATTAAAAGCAGATAAAATTGAGAGTTCCTATTATCAAACTCTATTAAACATAGTCAATGAACTAGAGAGGGAGCTTTATGCATTTTACGGTAAAGCACTACCTGAAGGAGGTATAATTCCAAAATGGGTACAAAAGACACAAAAGTGA
- a CDS encoding ParA family protein yields the protein MGTKDTKVITVASIKGGVGKSTTSLVFSTLLAQENKVLIIDIDTQASTTSYYFKIIKEKKIDLFNRNIYEVLISNLHIDNSIVNINKNLDLIPSYLTLHKFNSEAIPYKEFRLKEQLKLLSFSYDYIIIDTNPSLDFTLTNALVCSDYIVVPITAEKWAVESLDLFNFFIEKLTIKVPIYLINTKFKKNNTHKELLNILKENENFLGTVSEREDLNRKIAKNDIFDLGKDYIKEYQHILLTLIGKIELNQF from the coding sequence ATGGGTACAAAAGACACAAAAGTGATTACGGTTGCTTCAATTAAAGGAGGCGTTGGAAAAAGCACTACAAGTTTAGTATTTTCAACCCTTTTAGCGCAAGAAAACAAAGTGCTAATAATAGATATAGACACTCAAGCATCAACAACAAGCTATTATTTTAAGATAATAAAAGAGAAGAAAATAGACTTGTTTAATAGAAATATATATGAAGTTTTAATATCAAATTTACATATAGATAATTCTATTGTTAATATAAATAAAAATTTAGATTTAATACCTAGTTATTTAACTCTACACAAATTTAATTCGGAAGCTATTCCATATAAGGAATTTAGGCTTAAAGAGCAGCTGAAGTTATTAAGTTTTAGTTACGACTATATTATTATTGATACAAACCCTAGTTTAGATTTTACTTTAACTAATGCTTTAGTATGTAGTGATTATATAGTAGTGCCAATCACAGCAGAAAAATGGGCAGTAGAGAGCTTGGATTTATTTAATTTTTTCATAGAGAAATTAACTATAAAAGTTCCAATTTATTTGATTAATACCAAATTTAAGAAGAATAATACACACAAAGAGCTACTAAATATTTTAAAGGAAAATGAAAATTTTCTAGGTACAGTATCTGAGAGAGAAGATTTAAACAGAAAGATTGCTAAGAATGATATTTTTGATTTAGGAAAAGATTATATAAAAGAGTATCAACATATACTTTTAACTTTAATAGGAAAGATAGAATTAAATCAGTTTTAA
- a CDS encoding chromosome replication/partitioning protein: MNLEINKRNLSKKMTAEEEISIHYNKLKEKLRVNFQKEIFCKIEAMKVLKEIKDNEYYKLDNYSTFDDFAKDYRLARTQTYKYLKIATAIEEGIVEEKYVINNGINGTMFLLKDKEGQSIKKSKQNPLRPLRFQLKCPIAYSYYKQRAKFTSFLLERIFVEDKEYLTKIENEYEALRKKRR; the protein is encoded by the coding sequence ATGAATCTAGAGATCAATAAGAGAAATTTATCCAAAAAGATGACAGCAGAAGAAGAGATATCTATTCATTATAATAAACTGAAAGAAAAATTAAGGGTTAACTTTCAAAAGGAGATTTTTTGTAAGATAGAGGCAATGAAAGTTTTAAAAGAAATTAAAGATAATGAATATTATAAATTAGATAATTATTCTACTTTTGATGATTTTGCTAAGGATTATCGACTTGCAAGGACTCAAACTTATAAATATTTAAAGATAGCAACTGCAATTGAAGAAGGTATTGTTGAAGAAAAGTACGTCATAAATAATGGTATTAATGGAACTATGTTTTTATTAAAGGATAAAGAAGGACAATCTATAAAAAAATCTAAACAAAATCCTTTAAGGCCTTTAAGATTTCAGCTTAAATGTCCTATAGCTTATTCTTATTATAAACAGAGAGCAAAGTTTACAAGCTTCTTGCTTGAAAGAATTTTTGTAGAAGATAAAGAATATTTGACAAAAATAGAAAATGAGTATGAAGCTTTAAGAAAGAAGAGGAGGTAG